The Synechococcales cyanobacterium T60_A2020_003 genomic sequence TGAAATTTACCATGCCTCTCCTGCCCGCAACCCCTCTTTCATGCAACAACGCCACATAATCTTACAAAGAATCTACAAAAAAAGATATCAGAGTAGAGAGTTGCCCAATCTCCTTGTCATACGGTATCAATCTTTCTAAATGGAGCTTCTATCTCTAAGCCTTGCTGCATCAACTCTAGGGGTATCTCTAGTTCTTGAGTATGATAATTTGAAGGGACTGAAGGCGCAGGGGAAAGGTTGGGAATGAACCGTTGAGTTCGGTGGCGTGGGAGTCTGATTTGTTTGATATGAACTGTCGAGTTTTAGAAAGAAAGATTCGGTATCGTGGTAGAGATATCGTGGTTGGTATCCGACTCAGAGGGGGGATGAAGCGTTTATCGTTCGATGTAATCTGTAGATTGATCGTTTTCTCAGAAGCCTTATTTCTGCTGAGTTGCAACAATTCCTCTAGCCCATCTGTACCGATTTCGTCCCAGCCTCCAACGCGTGAGCCGTTTTCAACGACGTTCGTTGATACGACATTACCCATGGCTGCGGAGAGGGCTCTTGATACAGCCACCGTTGTTTCTGTTGGCGATGGGGATACCCTCAGAGTTGATCTGGAGAATGCGGTGATTACGGTTCGGCTGGCCTGTATTGATGCGCCGGAAACGACCCAAGTTCCTTGGGGAAGGTTGGCAACCGATCGACTCGCTGAGATGCTACCACGGGGACAGATCGTACAGGTACGCCAAGTTGGACGCGATCGCTACGGTCGCACGGTCGCTGAACTGTATTTGGACGGGGAATCTATAAATTTAAGGTTGGTTTCAGAGGGGGTTGCCGTCGTCTATCCGGAATACTTGGCCAATTGTGCAGACACCCAAGACCTCTATCTTCAGGCAGAAGCGATCGCCCAATCTGCGCGGATTGGCTTTTGGGCAGACGATAACCCGATCATGCCGTGGAATTTTCGCAGAGGCGTTCCCTCGCAATCTCCGTCTGGCGTTGGTGCACCCCCTCCTATCGAGAATTTCCCTTCACAATCCATCCCGTCCCCAGACTCGCAACCGTCACCATCCTCCTTACCGATGTGTGTACAGTCAGACTGTGACTGTGCCGATTTTGCCACTCAAGCAGAGGCTCAGGCCGTTCTCAACGCCTTTCCAGGAGATCCCCACCGCTTAGATGGCGATCGCGACGGCATTGCCTGCGAGAGCTTGCCTTGAATCCTCTAAATACCAATTCCAAAAATTGGGGTTACAGATGGGGGTTCAGGGGGGCACCCCCTGATGAGGGATCAGTCCCCCATACCCCCTCAATCTGTAGCAGGGTTTTAGAGAATTGGTATAACAAGACAGGATGACTTCGTTGATTCGCTACGCTTCGTTAACGTTTACGCCATCACCCTCCATTTCAGAGGAGGATGGAGGTAGAGAGATGTGGAGTACTGTGGCTCATGAATCAACAACGCCTGCGAGCCTATATCAACCTCATTCAGCAGTTACTAACCTGTCCCAGTGGAGAAGAGTGGATTCTCCTCCGCCAGCATGAAACCTTAGTAACGCCCGAACTGGTGCAAGTAATGGAACAGGTCGCCACGCAACTTGCCAGTCAAGGGAATGTAAAAGAAGCAAAGTTTCTCCACAATCTGGCGGGTCAGATCCATCATTTATTCGTGGCGCAAACGGTGCCACCCGCTGGTGAGGATGAGCAGAGTCAAGCCTATATTGAGCTGATCAAAGCGCTTTTAGAATGTCCGCAAGGGGAGGAAGGAGAGTTATTGGCCGCGCATCAAGAGTTGATTGGGCCGGGACTCGTCCATACGATGCACCAAGTGGCGAGACAACTGGCGGCGGGAGGCGATCAAGATGCGGCTCAGTATTTGCAATTTTGGGCCGGAGAACTGAGCAAGATCTGGCTACAACAGCATGAGTTCCAGCCGCTAACCCAGCAAAAGCCAGTTGAGGAGTCCTCCTCTCGTGCTTCGATGGCAACTCCACCTGAAGCAGCTCAGCAAGCGCGATCGCCCCTCCATCCAGAATCCCAGGCATCCTCTCCCCCTGAAGTCCCGGCTCCTGAAGAAGAAGACTTTTGGGCGGAACCCGTAGCACCATCGGCGCAGGCAGCACCAACGGAAGTCCTGGCTTCCCCTGTCCCATCTCCTGCCCCGAAATTCAGGGAATATCCTGAACCAGAACGAACCGATCGATCACCCTCCATGGACGAAATGAATCGCCATTTAGAGGCGATCGCCACTGCTCTAACACATATCAGTGCAAGCTTAACGCCAATTCCGCCGCCGCCCAGCGATCCCCTGTGGTACATGGACGTGCTGGAACGGGCTTATGCTGGACAATGGATACTGACGAGTGGCGAAATTCAGCAGTTAATTGGTGTGAAACCGTCCTGTCCTCGAGATAGCAATAGGTTTCAGCGAGGCAGTTGGATTTTTGTCAAAGCCGGGAAATTGGGTTCCCAAACCGCTTGGCGGGTGGAAAAAGAGAAAGGGGCGTAGGGGCGGGTTTCGCAATCAAACTCCGGTAGGGAACAAGGTCTATCATCTAAACCCGCCCGTACCTGTCCTCATTTATGGGAAGAAATCATTCCTGGTCTAAGCTTCTACCCGTTCCGCAAGTTCCAGCCAGCGTTCCGTCGCCGTTTCGATTGTCGTCGTGAGTTCGGCCAATCGCTCGGTCATCTTTTGCAGTTGCGTATAGTCGCTGGGTGGGTTGATATACATCTCTTTTTCCAATGCCTCCCGCTCAGCTTCCCATTCTGGAATCCGGGTTTCTAATTGCTCATACTCCCGCTTTTCCTTAAACGTAAGCTTCCGAGATTTTTGATCGTCGCTTGGTTTGGAGCGAGGATTGGATTTTTGGGGTGTGGGTGTAGCGTCTCGAACTCGCTCGGCTTCGGCCTCTTCTGCTTCCTGCCGGAAATCGAGATAGATGGAGTAGTTGCCGGGATACTGACGGATTTCGCCACCGTCCTCAAAAGCAAAAATGGTGTCTACGGTGCGGTCTAGGAAATAGCGATCGTGAGATACGACAATGACGCAGCCGTTGAAGTCTTCAAGATATTCTTCCAACACGCCCAACGTTTGCACGTCGAGATCGTTCGTGGGTTCGTCCAAGATCAGCACGTTGGGGGCTTGCATCAAGACGCGCAGCAGAAAGAGGCGGCGTCTTTCTCCCCCGGATAGCTTATGAATGGGTGCGTATTGCTGATCGGGCGGAAAGAGAAACCGTTCCAGCATTTGGGATGCTGTGATCACGCTGCCATCCACAGTTTTGACTAATTCGGCAACTCCTTTTAGATATTCGATCACCCGCTGATTTTCGTTGATGTTCACGTCTTCAGAGTACTGATCAAAATATCCAATGTGAATGGTGCTGCCAATTTCGACCGTACCGGAATCGGGTTCAACCCGTCCGGTAATGATGTTCATGAGCGTGGATTTTCCAGAGCCGTTGCCGCCAATAACCCCAATCCGGTCTTCAGGATTGAAGAGATAGGTGAAGTCTTTAATCAGAGTGCGTCCGTCGTAGCCCTTGGAAATGTTGTGAAGCTCGATTACTTTTTTGCCAATCCGACGTCCCACGGTGGAAATATCGACTTTTCCCTGCGCCTGCTTGAACTCCTGTTCCTGCATCTTGTGGATGCGATCGATCCGTGCCTTTTGTTTCGTGCTACGCGCCTTTGGCCCTCGTTTGAGCCACTCCAACTCTCGCCGCAGCACGCCTGCATGTTTGCGTTGGCTACTGAGGGCGGATTCTTCAGCCTCCGCTTTTTTCGTTAAGTAGTAGGCGTAGTTTCCGGAGTAGGCATAGAGATCGCCGCGATCGACTTCAAGGATGCGGTTCGTCACTTGATCTAGAAAATAGCGATCGTGGGTAATGAGCAACACGGCACCTGGATAGCGGTTGAGATAGCTCTGCAGCCATTCCACGGAGAGGGCATCCAGGTGGTTGGTGGGTTCGTCCATGAGCAGCACGTCTGGTTCGGATAGGAGGGCTGTGGCGATCGCAATGCGTTTACGGTAGCCGCCCGATAGGGTGGCAATCTTAGCGTCAAAATCCTCAATCCCCAGCTTGCTCAGGATGACCTTGGCCTTAGTTTCCAGTTCCCAGGCATTGGCGGCTTCGATCCGTTGAGATATGCGCGAAAGTTGAGTCATTAGGTCATCGGTGTTGCCTTGACCGTGGGCAAGCCGACTCGAAATCGCCTCGTATTCCCGAATCAACGCCATTTGTTCACCACTATCGGCAAAGACCTGTTCAAGCACGGTGTAATCGTCGTTGAGGTCGGGCTGTTGGGGCAGGTAGACAATCTTGGCACCAGAGTTGACCCACAGGTCGCCACCGTCGATCGGCTCTAGTCCGGCGATCATTTTCAGGAGGGTAGATTTCCCCGAACCATTGGTGCCGATCAATCCAACTTTATCCCCTTCTTCCAAGGTAAAACTAGCATCTCGCAGGATTTCCTTGATGCCAAAGTCTTTTTTGAGCGATCGCACGGTGAAGATAGTCATAGCCGGAGGGGGTATTTATGTCGAGATGATTAATATCAAGTCCTGAATCTATGATCCATTCTAAGGAGGGGCGGGTTGCAGACAGCCCTTAACGCGTATCGGAGTTCAACAGCAAAACCCGCCCGTACCCATAATCGGGTTGAGAAAAGGGCATAGGGCCAATCGGGATTGCAGACTTGGGAGAACCATTCCACCACCATTATTTATCGCGGGACAGGAACCTGACCCAAAATTGATCGAATTACATCATCGACCTTCAAGCCATCCAACTGCGCTTCGGGACGCAGGATCAGACGATGGCGCAGCAGGGGAGGGGCGATCGCCTTAACGTCATCAGGGGTCACAAAATTTCGACCCGAAAGCCACGCATGAGCCTTACTCGCTTGCAGCCACGCCACCGCCGAGCGAGGAGAGCCACCCAACGCTAAGTCCGGATGTTGTCGGGTGCGGTGAACCAACGCCAGAACGTAATCCAAGGTTGGGTCGGCACATTGAACGGCTGTCACCGCTTTCCGAGCATGGAGAACCTGATCGACGATAGCAGTTGGGGGAATTTTAGCCAAATCTGAGCGGCGGTTTGTCCGTCCTGCTTGCGCCGCCAGGAGCATTTGTTTCTCGGATTTGGCATCGGGATACTCAACCACCAGCTTGAATAGAAAACGATCGAGCTGGGCTTCAGGTAAGGGATAGGTTCCTTCAAATTCCAGCGAGTTCTGGGTGGCGATCACCCAAAATAGCTCCGATAGGGGTAGGGTTTGTCCATCAAGGGTCACCTGCTGTTCCTCCATCGCCTCTAAGAGGGCGGACTGGGTTTTGGGTGGCGTGCGGTTGATTTCGTCCGCGAGGAGGATTTGGGTAAAGACTGGGCCTCGCTTCAAGGTAAAGCTGCGGGTGTTGAGGTCAAAAATACTGGTTCCCACAATGTCCGATGGGAGAACATCTGGCGTAAGCTGAATGCGGCGAAACTCGGCTTTGATGAGCTGCGCTAAGGCTTTCACCATTAGGGTCTTCCCCGTTCCCGGCACTCCTTCCAAAATCACATGCCCCCCAGAGAGCAGCGCCACCATCAGTTGCCGAATCAAAACCGATTGCCCCACGACAATTTGTCCAAGGCTTTTCTCTAATTGTTCAAAGATTGTTGTTGATTCATCCACAGTGTGAC encodes the following:
- a CDS encoding ABC-F family ATP-binding cassette domain-containing protein; translation: MTIFTVRSLKKDFGIKEILRDASFTLEEGDKVGLIGTNGSGKSTLLKMIAGLEPIDGGDLWVNSGAKIVYLPQQPDLNDDYTVLEQVFADSGEQMALIREYEAISSRLAHGQGNTDDLMTQLSRISQRIEAANAWELETKAKVILSKLGIEDFDAKIATLSGGYRKRIAIATALLSEPDVLLMDEPTNHLDALSVEWLQSYLNRYPGAVLLITHDRYFLDQVTNRILEVDRGDLYAYSGNYAYYLTKKAEAEESALSSQRKHAGVLRRELEWLKRGPKARSTKQKARIDRIHKMQEQEFKQAQGKVDISTVGRRIGKKVIELHNISKGYDGRTLIKDFTYLFNPEDRIGVIGGNGSGKSTLMNIITGRVEPDSGTVEIGSTIHIGYFDQYSEDVNINENQRVIEYLKGVAELVKTVDGSVITASQMLERFLFPPDQQYAPIHKLSGGERRRLFLLRVLMQAPNVLILDEPTNDLDVQTLGVLEEYLEDFNGCVIVVSHDRYFLDRTVDTIFAFEDGGEIRQYPGNYSIYLDFRQEAEEAEAERVRDATPTPQKSNPRSKPSDDQKSRKLTFKEKREYEQLETRIPEWEAEREALEKEMYINPPSDYTQLQKMTERLAELTTTIETATERWLELAERVEA
- a CDS encoding thermonuclease family protein; this translates as MAAERALDTATVVSVGDGDTLRVDLENAVITVRLACIDAPETTQVPWGRLATDRLAEMLPRGQIVQVRQVGRDRYGRTVAELYLDGESINLRLVSEGVAVVYPEYLANCADTQDLYLQAEAIAQSARIGFWADDNPIMPWNFRRGVPSQSPSGVGAPPPIENFPSQSIPSPDSQPSPSSLPMCVQSDCDCADFATQAEAQAVLNAFPGDPHRLDGDRDGIACESLP
- a CDS encoding MoxR family ATPase, which produces MDESTTIFEQLEKSLGQIVVGQSVLIRQLMVALLSGGHVILEGVPGTGKTLMVKALAQLIKAEFRRIQLTPDVLPSDIVGTSIFDLNTRSFTLKRGPVFTQILLADEINRTPPKTQSALLEAMEEQQVTLDGQTLPLSELFWVIATQNSLEFEGTYPLPEAQLDRFLFKLVVEYPDAKSEKQMLLAAQAGRTNRRSDLAKIPPTAIVDQVLHARKAVTAVQCADPTLDYVLALVHRTRQHPDLALGGSPRSAVAWLQASKAHAWLSGRNFVTPDDVKAIAPPLLRHRLILRPEAQLDGLKVDDVIRSILGQVPVPR